Proteins from one Catenuloplanes atrovinosus genomic window:
- a CDS encoding WXG100 family type VII secretion target, with amino-acid sequence MAPSDIINVEFGALDSAAQSLTTKAGALNTAMDALQTSLSPIKETWYASGSSAGEAAQASETRLRTAIADVIEVINRFSTKVSNASVIQRDLENRNRDLFA; translated from the coding sequence ATGGCCCCCTCAGACATCATCAACGTCGAGTTCGGCGCGCTGGACAGCGCCGCGCAGTCGCTCACCACGAAGGCCGGCGCGCTGAACACCGCCATGGACGCGCTGCAGACCTCGCTCTCCCCGATCAAGGAGACGTGGTACGCCTCCGGCAGCTCCGCCGGTGAGGCCGCGCAGGCCTCCGAGACCCGGCTGCGCACCGCGATCGCCGACGTCATCGAGGTGATCAACCGGTTCTCCACCAAGGTCAGCAACGCCAGCGTGATCCAGCGGGACCTGGAGAACCGCAACCGGGACCTGTTCGCCTGA
- a CDS encoding WXG100 family type VII secretion target, whose translation MAGTGYQSDAAAMAKGVAGFEQSAQDVRTAMDALETELRDQLQRYQGAQAQAFWQVHNRVKESMLAAGRELTTMSELVRTSATNYSAGDDEVASDIGGLEGEAASPIFNRLSGN comes from the coding sequence ATGGCCGGGACCGGCTATCAGAGCGACGCGGCGGCGATGGCCAAGGGCGTCGCCGGGTTCGAACAGTCCGCGCAGGACGTGCGGACCGCGATGGACGCACTGGAGACCGAGCTGCGCGACCAGTTGCAGCGGTACCAGGGCGCGCAGGCGCAGGCGTTCTGGCAGGTGCACAACCGGGTCAAGGAGAGCATGCTCGCCGCCGGGCGGGAGCTGACCACCATGTCCGAGCTGGTCCGCACCAGCGCCACCAACTACAGCGCCGGGGACGACGAGGTCGCCTCGGACATCGGCGGCCTCGAGGGCGAGGCCGCCAGCCCGATCTTCAACCGCCTCAGCGGCAACTGA
- the eccCa gene encoding type VII secretion protein EccCa: MRATETEIVLQAPPELPRAAGGGGTQQLLFMLPMTIGMGVMAFVYIGRSSGSGLIVFGVLFAIVIVGVLVMGLSRHGAAKRAQINDERRDYLRYLDGLRTRVREAADRQRAETTAALPAPETLPQLAGTPRMWSRRPGDAAFARVRVGLGPQRAAAALRAPQTAPLTDLDPVCSTSLRHFIRAHATVEGLPVAVSLRAFSRVSVTGDPAAARDLVRAMVAHLAVLHGPDELRIAVCTGPERVAEWGWAKWLPHAAHPSRADAAGPARMFAVDAAGLGELLAADLTGRPPFQRGAGAPAGAAHVVIVSDTDAYPLPGEDTAGVTVLHVTASASRAPHALELVVAADGRLGIGGERTRLVGAPDRLGPIGAEAIARALAPWHHPVSAGAGGTRAVAATLPDLLGLVEPWPHALPVRRGRDRLRVPLGPGPDGTPVELDLKESAEGGMGPHGLVIGATGSGKSELLRTLVTGLVATHSSETLNLALVDFKGGATFTGMTGLPHVCAVITNLSAELSLVDRMGDALRGELVRRQELLRAAGNYASVRDYEAARASGAALTPLPSLLVIIDEFSELLSSRPEFTELFVMIGRLGRSLGIHLLLASQRLEEGRLRGLDSHLSYRIGLRTFSAAESRTVLGVPDAYELPAEPGGGYLRADTTSLHRFKAAYVSGPLTGRSAAAPRAARPVRFGLDPVAVTERPAPVVTHDVSTMDALLDRLAAHGPEAHRIWLPPLDESPSLADLLAQSPGGGLGVPVAVVDKPFEQRRDALRVDLSGGAGHCVVVGAPQSGKSTLLRTLVSALALTHTPRDVQFFLIDLGGGALAALDGLPHVSGVGVRQDAERCRRVVAEVTGLLTEREALFREHGIDSAATFRRLRPPAPDGRDFGDVFLVIDGWAALRQEFEPLEEAVQTIAARGLGFGIHVVLSANRWMELRPAIRDMLGTQLELRLGDPADSTVDRRAAAAVPERPGRGLTRDGLHYLAALPRLDGDPAALVAHVAASWDGPPAPPVRLLPRLVPAETLPADGGRGVPIGLAEQDLAPVRLDFDADPHLIVLGDTESGKTGLLRLICRGIAARYPQEQAAILVADYRRGLLEAVTGRHLLAYAGTEPALRSAVAEVARAMRARLPGPDVTADQLRRRDWWRGPELFVVADDYDLIATQQGNPLGALTELLPQSRDIGLHLIVARRTGGASRAMYEPVLQRLRDLGTPGVLLSGAREEGALLGGVKTVPRPPGQGVHVARRGGASVIQVAWAPSDHIEGS, from the coding sequence ATGCGGGCCACCGAGACGGAGATCGTGCTGCAGGCCCCGCCGGAGCTGCCGAGGGCGGCGGGCGGCGGCGGTACGCAGCAGCTGCTGTTCATGCTGCCGATGACGATCGGCATGGGTGTCATGGCGTTCGTCTACATCGGCCGGTCGAGCGGCAGCGGCCTGATCGTCTTCGGTGTGCTGTTCGCGATCGTCATCGTGGGCGTGCTGGTGATGGGCCTGTCCCGGCACGGTGCCGCGAAGCGCGCACAGATCAACGACGAGCGGCGCGACTACCTGCGCTACCTGGACGGGCTGCGCACCCGGGTACGGGAGGCGGCCGACCGGCAGCGCGCGGAGACCACGGCGGCGCTGCCCGCCCCGGAGACGCTGCCGCAGCTGGCCGGCACGCCCCGGATGTGGTCGCGCCGGCCGGGTGACGCCGCGTTCGCCCGGGTCCGGGTCGGGCTGGGCCCGCAGCGGGCCGCCGCGGCGCTGCGCGCACCGCAGACCGCGCCGCTGACCGACCTGGATCCGGTCTGCTCGACGTCGCTGCGGCACTTCATCCGGGCGCACGCGACCGTGGAGGGGCTGCCGGTGGCGGTGTCGCTGCGCGCGTTCAGCCGGGTGAGCGTCACCGGTGACCCGGCCGCCGCGCGGGATCTGGTGCGCGCGATGGTCGCGCACCTGGCCGTGCTGCACGGCCCGGACGAGCTGCGGATCGCGGTCTGCACCGGGCCGGAGCGGGTGGCCGAGTGGGGGTGGGCGAAGTGGCTGCCGCACGCGGCGCACCCGTCCCGGGCCGACGCGGCGGGACCGGCGCGGATGTTCGCGGTGGACGCGGCCGGGCTCGGCGAGCTGCTGGCCGCGGACCTGACCGGGCGGCCGCCGTTCCAGCGCGGGGCCGGCGCACCGGCCGGCGCGGCGCACGTGGTGATCGTGTCGGACACGGACGCGTATCCGCTGCCGGGCGAGGACACGGCCGGCGTGACCGTGCTGCACGTGACCGCCTCGGCGTCGCGGGCACCGCACGCGCTGGAGCTGGTGGTGGCCGCGGACGGGCGGCTCGGCATCGGCGGCGAGCGGACCAGGCTGGTCGGCGCGCCGGATCGGCTCGGCCCGATCGGCGCGGAGGCGATCGCGCGGGCGCTGGCGCCGTGGCACCACCCCGTGTCCGCCGGTGCGGGCGGCACCCGCGCGGTCGCGGCCACGTTGCCGGATCTTCTCGGGCTGGTGGAGCCGTGGCCGCACGCGCTGCCGGTCCGGCGCGGCCGGGACCGGTTGCGGGTGCCGCTCGGGCCGGGCCCGGACGGTACCCCGGTGGAGCTGGACCTGAAGGAGTCGGCCGAGGGCGGCATGGGCCCGCACGGGCTGGTCATCGGCGCCACCGGCTCGGGCAAGAGCGAGCTGCTGCGCACGCTGGTCACCGGCCTGGTCGCCACGCACTCGTCGGAGACGCTGAACCTGGCGCTGGTGGACTTCAAGGGCGGCGCCACGTTCACCGGGATGACCGGGCTGCCCCACGTCTGCGCGGTGATCACGAACCTGTCCGCGGAACTGAGCCTGGTCGACCGGATGGGTGACGCGCTGCGCGGCGAGCTGGTGCGGCGTCAGGAGCTGCTGCGCGCGGCCGGGAACTACGCGTCGGTCCGGGACTACGAGGCCGCGCGCGCGTCCGGCGCCGCCCTGACCCCGCTGCCGTCGCTGCTGGTGATCATCGACGAGTTCTCCGAGCTGCTGTCCAGCCGGCCGGAGTTCACCGAGCTGTTCGTGATGATCGGGCGGCTCGGGCGCAGCCTCGGCATCCACCTGCTGCTGGCGTCGCAGCGGCTGGAGGAGGGCCGGCTGCGCGGGCTGGACAGCCACCTCAGCTACCGGATCGGGCTGCGCACGTTCTCGGCCGCGGAGAGCCGCACCGTGCTCGGCGTGCCGGACGCGTACGAGCTGCCCGCCGAGCCCGGCGGCGGCTACCTGCGCGCGGACACCACCTCGCTGCACCGGTTCAAGGCCGCGTACGTCTCCGGCCCGCTGACCGGCCGCTCGGCGGCGGCACCGCGCGCGGCCCGGCCGGTGCGCTTCGGCCTGGACCCGGTCGCGGTGACCGAGCGGCCCGCGCCGGTCGTCACGCACGACGTGTCCACCATGGACGCGCTGCTGGACCGGCTGGCCGCGCACGGCCCGGAGGCGCACCGGATCTGGCTGCCGCCGCTGGACGAGTCGCCGTCGCTGGCCGACCTGCTGGCGCAGAGCCCGGGCGGCGGCCTCGGCGTGCCGGTGGCCGTCGTGGACAAGCCGTTCGAGCAGCGCCGTGACGCGTTGCGCGTGGACCTGTCCGGCGGCGCCGGTCACTGCGTGGTGGTCGGTGCGCCGCAGAGCGGGAAGAGCACGCTGCTGCGTACCCTCGTCTCCGCTCTGGCTCTGACCCACACGCCGCGTGACGTGCAGTTCTTCCTGATCGACCTGGGTGGTGGCGCGCTCGCCGCGCTGGACGGCCTGCCGCACGTGAGCGGCGTCGGGGTCCGCCAGGACGCGGAGCGCTGCCGCCGCGTGGTCGCGGAGGTGACCGGGCTGCTGACCGAGCGCGAGGCGCTGTTCCGCGAGCACGGCATCGACTCCGCCGCCACGTTCCGGCGCCTGCGCCCACCGGCCCCGGACGGCCGCGACTTCGGCGACGTGTTCCTGGTCATCGACGGCTGGGCGGCGCTGCGCCAGGAGTTCGAGCCGCTGGAGGAGGCGGTGCAGACCATCGCGGCGCGCGGGCTCGGCTTCGGCATCCACGTGGTGCTCTCCGCGAACCGCTGGATGGAGCTGCGTCCCGCGATCCGCGACATGCTCGGCACGCAGCTCGAACTGCGGCTCGGCGACCCCGCCGACTCCACGGTGGACCGTCGTGCCGCCGCGGCCGTGCCGGAGCGGCCCGGGCGCGGCCTCACCCGGGACGGGCTGCACTACCTGGCCGCGCTCCCCCGCCTCGACGGCGACCCGGCCGCGCTGGTGGCCCACGTCGCCGCGTCCTGGGACGGGCCGCCGGCGCCGCCGGTGCGGCTGCTGCCCCGGCTCGTCCCGGCGGAGACGCTGCCGGCCGACGGCGGACGCGGCGTGCCGATCGGCCTGGCCGAGCAGGATCTCGCGCCGGTGCGCCTGGACTTCGACGCGGACCCGCACCTGATCGTGCTCGGCGACACCGAGTCCGGCAAGACCGGGCTGCTGCGCCTGATCTGCCGCGGCATCGCGGCCCGCTACCCGCAGGAGCAGGCCGCGATCCTGGTCGCCGACTACCGGCGCGGGCTGCTCGAGGCGGTCACCGGCCGGCACCTGCTGGCGTACGCCGGCACCGAGCCCGCGCTGCGCTCCGCGGTCGCGGAGGTGGCCCGGGCGATGCGGGCCCGCCTGCCCGGCCCGGACGTCACCGCCGACCAGCTCCGCCGCCGGGACTGGTGGCGCGGGCCCGAACTGTTCGTGGTCGCCGACGACTACGACCTGATCGCCACCCAGCAGGGCAACCCCCTCGGCGCGCTCACCGAGCTGCTGCCGCAGTCCCGCGACATCGGCCTGCACCTGATCGTGGCCCGCCGGACCGGCGGCGCCTCGCGGGCCATGTACGAGCCGGTGCTGCAACGGCTGCGCGACCTCGGCACGCCCGGCGTGCTGCTGTCCGGCGCGCGCGAGGAGGGTGCGCTGCTCGGCGGCGTCAAGACCGTGCCCCGCCCACCGGGGCAGGGCGTCCACGTGGCCCGGCGTGGCGGCGCGTCCGTCATCCAGGTCGCGTGGGCACCATCCGATCACATCGAAGGGAGCTGA
- a CDS encoding YbaB/EbfC family nucleoid-associated protein yields the protein METETHYEMERLRAELDGTLHRVRENNARIAALQRELEQTRITGYAPNGEVVTLLTGAGEFTEIRIDPDVLRRYDAATVGTLVTAAVNDGLRRLTAANEAAFAPLLDGAA from the coding sequence ATGGAGACCGAGACCCACTACGAGATGGAACGGCTGCGCGCGGAACTCGACGGCACGCTGCACCGGGTGCGGGAGAACAACGCGCGGATCGCCGCGCTGCAGCGCGAGCTGGAGCAGACCCGGATCACCGGGTACGCCCCGAACGGCGAGGTCGTCACGCTCCTCACCGGCGCCGGCGAGTTCACCGAGATCCGCATCGACCCGGACGTCCTGCGCCGCTACGACGCCGCCACGGTCGGCACCCTGGTGACCGCCGCCGTCAACGACGGCCTCCGCCGCCTCACCGCCGCGAACGAGGCAGCCTTCGCCCCCCTGCTGGACGGCGCGGCATGA
- the eccD gene encoding type VII secretion integral membrane protein EccD, translating to MGLPRRVTVAGERCRVDLALPGECTVAELIPILRRLTGTDGDAYAWVLCRFGGQPLPAEATVASAGIRDGDLLHLVPDDPAAPPLIFDDPVDAIAGAVDGAPGRWNRAIAGRVAAAAATVAFGAAGAAVAAYPPFGPFVAALLGALLPLAGYLLARRDVPGVGAALAAAGPPVLLAAVLALPYRLVLPGGQPPALAGGLTAAAGAAALAAALLPRHRSWFTVAAGAAAACATAAASVLISGVTPAAAAAVTVVLAVALGPAFPALALRLAGVPAPEVPADMEAFRASEQPRTAAETAGPARTAESALTALLAAQVMIVAAGALVLSLTGSRSGILLAAVAGAALLVRSRGFRSVAAHLVLLLGGAAVLATAATRAITTGGAVTPALIGAATVLAGAGCAWFAVRAGRRPPSPYWARALDAADFVAVLTLIPIAAAVLDLYRLAGTLVG from the coding sequence ATGGGGCTGCCGCGGCGGGTGACGGTGGCGGGGGAGCGGTGCCGGGTGGACCTGGCGCTGCCGGGCGAGTGCACGGTCGCGGAACTCATCCCGATCCTGCGGCGGCTCACCGGTACGGACGGCGACGCGTACGCCTGGGTGCTGTGCCGGTTCGGCGGGCAGCCGCTGCCCGCGGAGGCGACCGTGGCCTCGGCCGGAATCCGCGACGGCGACCTGCTGCACCTGGTCCCGGACGACCCGGCCGCACCGCCACTGATCTTCGACGACCCGGTCGACGCGATCGCCGGCGCCGTCGACGGCGCACCCGGCCGCTGGAACCGCGCGATCGCCGGCCGTGTCGCCGCGGCCGCCGCTACCGTGGCGTTCGGCGCGGCCGGCGCCGCCGTGGCCGCGTACCCGCCGTTCGGGCCGTTCGTGGCCGCGCTGCTCGGCGCGCTGCTGCCGCTCGCCGGATACCTGCTCGCCCGCCGTGACGTTCCCGGCGTGGGCGCCGCGCTGGCCGCCGCCGGGCCGCCGGTGCTGCTGGCCGCCGTGCTGGCGCTGCCGTACCGGCTGGTGCTGCCCGGCGGCCAGCCGCCCGCGCTCGCCGGCGGACTGACCGCGGCCGCCGGTGCCGCCGCCCTGGCCGCGGCCCTGCTGCCGAGGCATCGATCCTGGTTCACGGTGGCCGCCGGTGCCGCTGCCGCGTGCGCGACCGCCGCCGCGTCCGTGCTGATCAGCGGCGTCACCCCGGCCGCCGCGGCGGCGGTGACCGTGGTGCTGGCCGTGGCGCTCGGACCCGCGTTCCCCGCGCTCGCGCTCCGGCTCGCCGGCGTGCCCGCGCCGGAGGTCCCGGCCGACATGGAGGCGTTCCGCGCCTCCGAACAACCCCGCACGGCCGCGGAGACGGCCGGCCCGGCCCGCACCGCGGAGTCGGCGCTGACCGCGCTGCTGGCCGCCCAGGTCATGATCGTGGCGGCTGGTGCACTGGTGCTTTCGCTCACCGGGTCACGTTCCGGGATCTTGCTCGCTGCCGTGGCCGGCGCCGCGCTGCTGGTGCGCAGCCGCGGCTTCCGCTCCGTGGCTGCGCACCTGGTCCTGCTGCTCGGCGGCGCCGCGGTCCTGGCCACCGCCGCGACGCGCGCGATCACCACCGGCGGCGCCGTGACCCCCGCGCTGATCGGCGCCGCGACCGTGCTGGCCGGTGCCGGTTGCGCCTGGTTCGCGGTGCGCGCCGGGCGCCGCCCGCCGTCGCCGTACTGGGCACGTGCCCTCGACGCCGCCGACTTCGTCGCGGTCCTCACCCTGATCCCGATCGCCGCCGCCGTCCTGGACCTCTACCGCTTGGCCGGCACCCTCGTCGGCTGA
- a CDS encoding type VII secretion protein EccB — protein MWTQRDQLQAYRFLRRRIVSALQFGDANHPVAPGRRTVLATASGAGAALLAAVAVLVYSVLRPGSGVDWRQPGQIVIEKESGAGFVLGADGLLHPVLNNASARLLVGGGRTVTIPAAKLADAPRGLPLGIPGAPSSIPARDRLITGPWAVCTGPGQEPVTPSDAEGAAGGDATDNAAEGAAGDAAAAASGNDTSGGAGNDSSGGAGNDSSGGAGNDSSGGAGNDTSGGAGNDTSGGAGNDTSGGAGKDTSGGAGNSPDGDAGNGADGDGGVDVDGVARSVRAADAGTPVTVLVIGGQEPPPERLGDRALIVEGPDGARHVISAGRRLPLRSGAAVALGYDAVDPRPVTRSWLDAIPEGPPLELLAADDPGAPGPRVGDGRARSGQVLRTEDVGGEARYYLVTASALRPITETEAALLVGNPANRSAYPDGEPRALETPAADIAVSGLVERRAETPGYPARLPAPVPPDQLAVLVCATADGTTWTAADPPLPAGARALPVPENQASAADAVWLPPGSGLLVTAGDGEQTFLVGDRGVRHPIAGDDAAGALGYDGVAATILEESLMTLLPTGPELSVEAARQESRR, from the coding sequence ATGTGGACGCAGCGGGATCAGCTTCAGGCTTACCGATTCCTGCGTCGCCGGATCGTCTCGGCGCTGCAGTTCGGAGATGCGAACCATCCGGTGGCACCGGGCCGTCGCACGGTGCTCGCCACGGCCTCCGGTGCCGGTGCGGCGCTGCTCGCCGCGGTCGCGGTGCTGGTGTACTCGGTGCTTCGGCCAGGTAGCGGCGTGGACTGGCGGCAGCCGGGCCAGATCGTCATCGAGAAGGAGTCCGGCGCCGGATTCGTGCTCGGCGCGGACGGGCTGCTGCATCCGGTGCTCAACAACGCGTCCGCGCGGCTCCTGGTCGGCGGTGGGCGAACGGTCACGATCCCGGCCGCGAAGCTGGCGGACGCGCCGCGCGGGCTGCCGCTGGGAATCCCGGGCGCGCCGTCCTCGATCCCGGCCCGCGACCGCCTGATCACCGGCCCGTGGGCGGTCTGTACCGGCCCCGGCCAGGAACCGGTCACGCCGAGCGACGCCGAGGGCGCCGCCGGCGGCGACGCCACCGATAACGCCGCTGAAGGCGCCGCCGGAGACGCGGCAGCCGCAGCCTCCGGAAACGACACCAGCGGTGGCGCCGGGAACGACAGCAGCGGTGGCGCCGGGAACGACAGCAGCGGTGGCGCCGGGAACGACAGCAGCGGTGGCGCCGGGAACGACACCAGCGGTGGCGCCGGGAACGACACCAGCGGTGGCGCCGGAAACGACACCAGCGGTGGCGCCGGAAAAGACACCAGCGGTGGCGCCGGGAATTCGCCCGACGGCGACGCCGGAAACGGCGCCGATGGTGATGGCGGAGTCGACGTCGACGGTGTCGCCCGGAGCGTCCGCGCCGCGGATGCGGGAACGCCGGTAACGGTGCTGGTCATCGGCGGGCAGGAGCCTCCGCCCGAGCGACTCGGTGACAGGGCGCTCATCGTCGAGGGACCCGACGGCGCCCGCCACGTGATCAGCGCGGGCCGGCGGCTGCCGCTGCGGTCGGGTGCGGCCGTGGCGCTCGGCTACGACGCGGTCGATCCGCGCCCGGTCACCCGGTCCTGGCTCGACGCCATTCCGGAGGGGCCGCCGCTGGAGCTGCTCGCCGCGGACGACCCCGGCGCGCCCGGACCGCGTGTCGGTGACGGCCGTGCCCGATCGGGCCAGGTGCTGCGCACCGAGGATGTCGGCGGCGAGGCCCGCTACTACCTGGTCACCGCGAGCGCCCTGCGCCCGATCACCGAGACCGAGGCCGCGCTGCTGGTCGGCAACCCGGCGAACCGGTCCGCGTACCCGGACGGCGAACCTCGCGCCCTGGAGACCCCGGCGGCCGACATCGCCGTGTCCGGGCTGGTGGAGCGGCGAGCGGAGACGCCCGGATATCCGGCGCGGCTCCCGGCGCCGGTGCCACCGGATCAGCTCGCGGTCCTGGTCTGCGCGACCGCGGACGGCACCACCTGGACCGCCGCCGACCCGCCGCTGCCCGCGGGCGCCCGGGCGCTGCCCGTACCGGAGAACCAGGCGTCCGCCGCGGACGCGGTCTGGCTGCCGCCCGGCAGCGGCCTGCTGGTCACCGCGGGGGACGGGGAGCAGACGTTCCTGGTCGGCGACCGCGGGGTCCGCCACCCGATCGCCGGGGACGACGCGGCCGGAGCGCTCGGCTACGACGGCGTCGCGGCCACGATTCTGGAGGAGTCGCTGATGACGTTGCTGCCCACCGGGCCGGAGTTGTCCGTCGAGGCCGCACGGCAGGAGTCACGGCGATGA
- a CDS encoding response regulator transcription factor yields the protein MTTTVSVIEQHPLFRQALAGVIDEVPELVRGPLTGSVDEFLAYRAPHGVVVLDTQLPGRGGAGAVLAVAEAGYRPLVLSTQATRTDVQAALAAGARGFLTKSADVPEIAAALRQVASGGQYVSPTLAARLLHAPAPVPAPRTVLTERERQVLALLAHGERDVDIARALTISVRTVRSHLDRIREKTGQRRRSELTRLAIGEGLVHHQGHTAA from the coding sequence ATGACCACCACGGTGTCCGTCATCGAGCAGCACCCGCTGTTCCGGCAGGCCCTCGCCGGCGTGATCGACGAGGTGCCGGAGCTGGTCCGCGGGCCGCTGACCGGGTCGGTCGACGAGTTCCTCGCGTACCGGGCGCCGCACGGCGTGGTGGTGCTGGACACGCAGCTGCCGGGCAGGGGCGGCGCCGGGGCGGTGCTCGCGGTCGCCGAGGCCGGGTACCGGCCGCTGGTGCTGTCCACGCAGGCGACGCGCACGGACGTGCAGGCCGCGCTGGCGGCGGGCGCGCGCGGGTTCCTGACCAAGTCGGCGGACGTGCCGGAGATCGCGGCGGCGTTGCGCCAGGTGGCGTCGGGCGGTCAGTACGTGTCCCCCACGCTGGCGGCGCGGCTGCTGCACGCGCCGGCTCCGGTGCCGGCACCGCGCACGGTGCTGACCGAGCGGGAGCGGCAGGTGCTCGCGCTGCTGGCGCACGGCGAGCGGGACGTGGACATCGCCCGCGCACTGACGATCAGCGTCCGCACCGTACGGTCGCACCTGGACCGGATCAGGGAGAAGACCGGGCAGCGGCGCCGCTCGGAGCTGACCCGGCTGGC